The following are from one region of the Paenibacillus sp. KS-LC4 genome:
- a CDS encoding ACT domain-containing protein: MTQRYFAVREDMLPEAILKTLQVKEMLARGEAATVHEAAEKANLSRSAFYRYKDGVYAMHQINRERLVTISMELEHRSGVLSKVLSLVAAHEGNVLTINQSIPLQGLAHVVISVDVSQLSGDLDSLMDVIRSQQGVRKAAVIGQG, encoded by the coding sequence GTGACGCAGCGATATTTTGCTGTACGGGAGGATATGCTGCCGGAAGCCATTCTCAAGACATTGCAGGTGAAGGAGATGCTTGCCAGAGGCGAAGCGGCAACGGTGCATGAGGCGGCCGAGAAGGCGAACCTGAGCAGGAGCGCTTTTTACAGGTATAAAGATGGCGTTTATGCGATGCATCAAATTAACCGTGAGCGGCTAGTAACCATATCCATGGAGCTGGAGCATCGGTCGGGCGTGCTGTCCAAGGTGCTGTCGCTCGTGGCGGCGCATGAAGGCAATGTGCTGACGATCAACCAAAGCATTCCCCTGCAAGGGCTTGCCCATGTGGTCATTTCAGTTGACGTTTCCCAGCTGAGCGGGGATTTGGACTCTTTAATGGATGTTATTCGCAGCCAGCAGGGCGTGCGTAAAGCCGCCGTAATCGGGCAAGGCTGA
- the rpmA gene encoding 50S ribosomal protein L27 translates to MLKLNLQLFASKKGVGSTKNGRDSQSKRLGAKRADGQTVSAGSILFRQRGTKIHPGTNVGIGKDDTLYAKVEGVVKFERWGRDRKKVSVYPVDLAPVAAAVEA, encoded by the coding sequence ATGTTGAAACTGAATCTTCAGCTTTTCGCTTCGAAGAAAGGTGTAGGTTCCACAAAGAACGGACGTGACAGTCAATCGAAGCGTCTTGGCGCTAAACGTGCTGACGGTCAAACCGTATCTGCTGGAAGCATCTTGTTCCGTCAACGCGGAACAAAAATTCACCCAGGAACTAACGTAGGCATCGGCAAAGACGATACGCTTTATGCGAAAGTCGAAGGCGTTGTGAAGTTTGAGCGTTGGGGACGCGATCGCAAAAAAGTGAGCGTGTATCCAGTGGACCTGGCTCCAGTAGCCGCAGCAGTAGAAGCATAA
- the obgE gene encoding GTPase ObgE: MFVDKAKIFVKGGNGGDGIVSYRREKYVPEGGPAGGDGGKGGNIIFRVDEGLRTLMDFRYQKHFKGERGERGKVKSMHGANAEDMIVRIPPGTIIIDDDSQEIIADMTRHGQEIIVAKGGRGGRGNTRFATINNPAPDIAETGEEGQERWIVLELKVMADVGLVGFPSVGKSTLLSVVSGAKPKIGAYHFTTLTPNLGVVDVGDDRSFVMADLPGLIEGAHEGVGLGHEFLRHVERTRVIIHVLDMSGSEGRDPFEDWLQINEELVLYNEKLADRPQIIAANKMDMPEAAEHLERFKQQLEEVRGEKEYLIVPMSSLTKQGVQELLYKAMDTLESVPDDLEIEEVKDVTERKVFTFEKREESSYTIRKENELYVVESESIEKYLKRMKVTSYDSVMRFAQIMRKMGVDAALRKHGAKDGDTVQIGDFTFEFFEGSDYMA, encoded by the coding sequence ATGTTTGTCGATAAAGCGAAAATATTTGTAAAAGGCGGCAACGGCGGCGACGGAATCGTTTCCTATCGCCGTGAGAAGTATGTACCGGAGGGCGGGCCTGCCGGTGGCGATGGCGGTAAAGGCGGAAATATCATTTTTCGTGTGGATGAGGGCTTGCGCACGCTGATGGATTTTCGCTATCAGAAGCACTTTAAAGGCGAGCGCGGCGAGCGCGGCAAAGTGAAAAGCATGCATGGTGCGAATGCGGAGGATATGATTGTACGCATTCCTCCCGGCACGATCATTATTGACGATGACTCACAAGAAATTATTGCTGACATGACACGTCATGGGCAGGAAATTATAGTAGCAAAGGGCGGACGCGGCGGACGCGGCAATACGCGGTTCGCAACGATTAACAACCCTGCTCCGGATATTGCCGAGACTGGTGAAGAAGGTCAAGAGCGTTGGATTGTGCTTGAGCTTAAGGTAATGGCAGATGTAGGTCTTGTCGGATTCCCAAGCGTAGGCAAGTCTACTCTGCTGTCGGTCGTTTCCGGGGCCAAGCCGAAAATTGGCGCCTATCATTTTACAACGTTAACGCCGAATTTAGGGGTTGTAGATGTTGGCGATGACCGCAGCTTCGTAATGGCGGATTTACCGGGATTAATCGAGGGCGCGCATGAGGGCGTTGGTCTGGGACATGAATTTTTACGCCATGTTGAGCGGACACGCGTTATCATCCACGTGCTGGATATGTCCGGCTCTGAGGGGCGCGATCCCTTCGAGGATTGGCTGCAAATTAATGAGGAGCTAGTGCTTTACAATGAGAAGCTAGCTGATCGTCCACAAATTATTGCGGCTAATAAGATGGATATGCCGGAAGCAGCAGAGCATTTGGAGAGGTTTAAGCAGCAGCTCGAGGAAGTGCGTGGCGAGAAGGAATACCTCATTGTGCCGATGTCTTCTTTAACGAAGCAGGGTGTACAGGAGCTACTGTACAAGGCGATGGATACGCTGGAGTCGGTACCGGATGATCTGGAAATTGAAGAAGTGAAGGATGTTACGGAGCGCAAAGTGTTTACGTTCGAGAAACGTGAAGAATCCAGCTATACGATTCGCAAGGAGAACGAACTGTATGTTGTCGAAAGCGAAAGCATCGAGAAATATTTGAAGCGTATGAAGGTTACTTCGTATGACTCGGTCATGCGCTTTGCCCAAATTATGCGGAAAATGGGCGTTGATGCCGCGCTTCGCAAGCACGGCGCTAAAGATGGCGATACGGTGCAAATTGGCGATTTCACCTTTGAATTTTTCGAAGGCAGCGACTATATGGCTTAA
- a CDS encoding homoserine dehydrogenase: MKPIKVGLLGLGTVGTGVVRIVEGHQEDLQSQTGSAIEIAKVLVSNKNKARDISIDPSKLTEDPWEIIHNPDIDVIVEVMGGIEQTKSYIIEALSRGKHVVTANKDLMALHGTEIMAVAQEHGCDVLYEASVAGGIPIIRTLIEGFSSDRITKIMGIVNGTTNYILTKMSQEGASYSDVLKEAQALGYAESDPTSDVEGLDAARKMTILATLGFRAKVALDDVSVQGISSVSREDIQYAKRLGYELKLLGIAERQDDEFSISVQPTMVKQTHPIASVNGVFNAVYVHGEAVGETMFYGPGAGGMPTATSIVADLVAVVKNLKLGVNGKQGVMTYKEKKLKTDEQISSKYFLLLHVADRAGVLARITQVFADFEVSLESVLQQPNPVNPEAEIIVITHDANKAAIQKVLQTFEELDVIRKVKSVYRVEG, encoded by the coding sequence ATGAAACCAATTAAAGTAGGCTTGCTAGGGCTTGGAACAGTAGGAACAGGTGTCGTCCGCATCGTGGAAGGACATCAGGAGGATCTGCAAAGCCAGACCGGTTCTGCCATCGAAATTGCGAAGGTGCTCGTCAGCAACAAAAACAAAGCGCGCGATATTTCAATCGATCCATCCAAGCTGACAGAGGACCCGTGGGAAATTATCCATAATCCCGACATTGATGTAATCGTCGAAGTCATGGGCGGTATTGAACAGACGAAGTCCTATATTATTGAAGCCTTATCGCGCGGCAAGCACGTCGTGACTGCCAATAAAGATTTGATGGCGCTTCATGGCACGGAAATTATGGCAGTTGCTCAGGAGCATGGCTGCGATGTGCTTTATGAGGCGAGCGTAGCTGGCGGCATTCCGATTATCCGTACTTTGATCGAAGGCTTCTCCTCCGACCGGATTACTAAAATTATGGGTATCGTGAACGGCACGACGAACTATATTTTGACGAAAATGAGCCAGGAAGGTGCTTCGTACTCCGATGTGCTTAAGGAAGCTCAAGCACTCGGCTATGCGGAGTCCGATCCGACCTCTGACGTTGAGGGACTGGATGCTGCGCGGAAAATGACGATTTTGGCGACGCTTGGCTTCCGTGCCAAAGTGGCCTTGGATGATGTATCCGTTCAAGGAATTTCATCGGTCAGCCGTGAAGACATCCAATACGCGAAGCGTCTTGGGTATGAGCTTAAGCTGCTTGGCATCGCAGAGCGTCAAGATGATGAGTTCAGCATTAGCGTACAGCCAACGATGGTGAAGCAAACACATCCTATCGCGTCGGTAAATGGCGTATTTAACGCCGTATATGTACATGGCGAAGCAGTTGGAGAAACGATGTTTTACGGCCCGGGCGCTGGCGGCATGCCTACGGCTACCTCGATTGTTGCCGATCTCGTGGCGGTTGTGAAGAACTTGAAGCTTGGCGTTAACGGCAAGCAAGGCGTTATGACATATAAGGAGAAGAAGCTCAAAACCGATGAGCAAATTTCCTCAAAATATTTCCTGCTCCTCCATGTAGCGGATCGCGCAGGCGTGCTTGCCCGTATTACGCAAGTATTTGCGGACTTTGAGGTGAGCCTTGAATCGGTGCTGCAGCAGCCGAACCCCGTCAATCCTGAAGCGGAAATTATCGTCATTACGCATGATGCGAATAAAGCAGCGATACAGAAGGTGCTGCAAACCTTTGAAGAGCTGGATGTTATCCGCAAGGTGAAAAGCGTGTATCGCGTTGAAGGTTAG
- the thrB gene encoding homoserine kinase, with protein MNNRRVIVKVPASTANLGPGFDTLGMALSLYAWVEMSVAERTVLRLYGGEMAGIPEDKSNLIYKVAQLVFKEAGVQVPELDIAMYSDIPLTRGLGSSASAIVGALVAANALIGSPLSDEKLFQMATALEGHPDNVGASLFGGIVVSAWDGERADYVRLAPHEKLEALVAIPAFQLSTEKARHALPKQISMQDAVFNVSRSSLLVAALASGELALIRHAMRDRLHQPYRAALIPGMAEILAKAADYGALGAALSGAGPTLIAFVESDSPRKQELEHFLLGTLKQEGIEAQTLWLKPCAEGPIITIEQAEAGIESLGLLERIRGEAV; from the coding sequence ATGAATAACCGTCGTGTAATCGTAAAGGTGCCTGCGAGCACCGCTAATCTGGGTCCAGGCTTCGATACGCTGGGCATGGCGCTATCCCTTTATGCCTGGGTTGAAATGTCAGTTGCCGAGCGTACGGTGCTGCGTCTATACGGAGGCGAAATGGCAGGCATTCCTGAGGATAAGTCAAACTTGATCTATAAAGTGGCGCAGCTGGTATTCAAGGAAGCGGGTGTACAGGTACCAGAGCTTGACATTGCGATGTACAGCGATATTCCGCTTACACGCGGACTTGGCAGCAGTGCTTCGGCAATTGTGGGTGCGCTGGTTGCCGCCAATGCGTTAATCGGCAGTCCGCTGTCTGATGAGAAGCTGTTTCAGATGGCGACAGCGCTGGAGGGTCACCCGGACAATGTGGGCGCGTCGCTGTTTGGTGGCATTGTCGTGTCCGCTTGGGATGGAGAGCGAGCAGATTATGTCCGTCTGGCGCCGCATGAGAAGCTGGAGGCGCTCGTTGCAATTCCCGCATTCCAGCTGTCTACAGAGAAGGCGCGTCATGCGCTGCCGAAACAAATCAGCATGCAGGATGCGGTATTCAATGTGAGCCGCAGCTCGCTGCTCGTTGCGGCGCTTGCCAGCGGCGAGCTGGCACTCATCCGCCATGCGATGCGGGATCGCCTGCATCAGCCATACCGGGCAGCGCTTATTCCTGGCATGGCGGAAATTTTGGCCAAAGCGGCCGATTATGGCGCGCTGGGAGCAGCTTTAAGCGGCGCTGGCCCGACGCTGATTGCTTTTGTAGAGTCGGACAGCCCTCGCAAGCAGGAGCTTGAGCATTTTCTGCTCGGAACGCTGAAGCAGGAAGGCATTGAAGCGCAGACGCTATGGCTGAAGCCGTGTGCGGAAGGCCCGATAATAACTATAGAGCAGGCAGAGGCTGGCATAGAATCGCTGGGCTTGCTTGAGCGGATTAGAGGAGAGGCCGTATGA
- a CDS encoding ribosomal-processing cysteine protease Prp, which translates to MITVTIVRNADKRITSFKIKGHAKYAKLGKDIVCAGVSAISVGTVNSVEALADVKLPYVMDNGWLSSDIPVVADQETDHKVQLLLESMLVMLDTIAQSYGKYVVIKQQSLE; encoded by the coding sequence ATGATCACGGTTACGATTGTACGAAATGCTGACAAGCGGATTACATCGTTTAAGATTAAAGGACATGCGAAGTATGCGAAGCTCGGCAAAGACATTGTTTGCGCTGGCGTGTCGGCTATTTCAGTCGGTACGGTCAACTCGGTTGAAGCTTTGGCAGATGTGAAGCTTCCTTATGTAATGGACAATGGGTGGCTATCATCGGATATTCCGGTTGTAGCTGATCAGGAAACCGATCATAAGGTGCAGCTGCTGCTGGAGTCGATGCTCGTGATGCTTGATACGATTGCACAGTCCTACGGAAAATATGTTGTGATTAAACAACAATCTCTTGAATAA
- a CDS encoding LysM peptidoglycan-binding domain-containing protein, which yields MKIYVVKKGDSLYLIGQKHHVTVEEILKLNPSITNPDVIEVGMKIKIPSSSHGTGGMDIMHQYVVKQGDTLWKLSKAWGVPLADMIKANPQLKNPNVLMTGEIVNVPKAGHMTTTPTTGAVTTGSGTTGTGTTAAGTGGHTGHHALHPLSVMQGVQQWVGGKKPTGQIPGKAPTAPVTTKTPTAPIAKTPTAPITKTPTAPIVTPAAPIVTPTIPEAAPAPQPKPLPIEKPVEKKTYPVYSHHQQSVDLFMQYGTPAVEASSTYPTTTTVSPAATAPAWPQYGGYGMPAMVSPAQTGGYGQWEQPTMVSPASQGGGYNPCPPGMYPIGGIGAGGYGYGGMVSPAETQSYGYGGMVSPAETQGYGGMVSPAETQGYSYSGAVSPASTQGYGGMVSPAETQGYGYGGAVSPASMQGYGGMVSPTETQGYGYGGAVSPTSTQGYGGMVSPAETQGYGYGGAVSPTSTQGYGGMVSPAETQGYGYGGAVSPASTQGYGGMVSPTEMQGYGYSGAVSPASTQGYGGMVSPTETQGYGYGGAVSPIGNNCNGYPVSAFPPYGYYPMQTAGVETQKPCNCGCKDKREEAEEVKEVTTINVKNGKNNTQRKSNKKAVIRTVAPRSRTSKQNSSPWISR from the coding sequence GTGAAAATTTATGTGGTGAAGAAAGGCGATTCCCTCTACTTAATCGGTCAGAAGCATCATGTTACGGTTGAGGAGATTTTGAAGCTTAATCCTTCCATTACGAATCCAGACGTCATTGAGGTGGGCATGAAAATTAAAATCCCATCCTCATCCCATGGAACTGGTGGAATGGACATTATGCACCAATATGTGGTGAAGCAGGGGGATACGCTGTGGAAGCTGTCCAAGGCATGGGGAGTTCCGCTCGCCGATATGATCAAGGCGAATCCTCAACTTAAAAATCCTAATGTGCTGATGACAGGCGAAATTGTCAATGTGCCTAAAGCGGGCCATATGACGACTACACCAACTACAGGCGCGGTGACTACAGGCTCTGGTACTACGGGAACAGGGACGACTGCAGCAGGAACCGGCGGTCATACAGGGCATCATGCGCTGCATCCGCTGTCGGTCATGCAAGGGGTGCAGCAATGGGTTGGCGGCAAAAAACCGACAGGGCAAATACCTGGTAAAGCACCGACAGCGCCAGTAACCACAAAAACGCCAACTGCACCTATTGCGAAGACGCCAACTGCGCCAATAACGAAGACGCCTACCGCTCCGATTGTGACACCAGCCGCTCCGATTGTAACGCCTACAATACCGGAGGCAGCGCCAGCGCCACAGCCTAAACCGCTGCCAATTGAGAAGCCAGTGGAGAAAAAGACGTACCCGGTTTATTCTCATCATCAGCAAAGCGTGGACTTGTTTATGCAATATGGCACGCCTGCAGTAGAGGCCTCATCGACTTACCCGACCACGACGACTGTATCTCCTGCTGCAACTGCTCCCGCTTGGCCGCAATACGGCGGCTACGGCATGCCTGCGATGGTATCACCTGCCCAAACAGGCGGTTACGGTCAATGGGAGCAGCCAACGATGGTTAGCCCTGCGAGCCAGGGAGGAGGCTATAATCCATGTCCTCCAGGCATGTATCCGATAGGAGGTATCGGCGCCGGTGGCTACGGTTATGGCGGAATGGTATCGCCGGCAGAAACGCAGAGCTATGGTTATGGCGGGATGGTATCACCTGCGGAGACGCAAGGTTACGGCGGAATGGTGTCACCAGCAGAAACACAGGGCTACAGTTATAGTGGAGCCGTATCGCCAGCAAGCACGCAAGGTTATGGCGGAATGGTATCGCCAGCAGAAACGCAGGGCTACGGCTATGGTGGAGCCGTATCGCCAGCAAGCATGCAAGGCTACGGCGGAATGGTGTCGCCGACAGAAACGCAGGGCTACGGCTATGGTGGAGCCGTATCGCCAACAAGCACGCAAGGTTATGGCGGAATGGTATCGCCAGCAGAAACGCAGGGCTACGGCTATGGTGGAGCCGTATCGCCAACAAGCACGCAAGGTTATGGCGGAATGGTATCGCCAGCAGAAACGCAGGGCTACGGCTATGGTGGAGCCGTATCACCAGCAAGCACGCAAGGCTACGGAGGAATGGTATCGCCGACAGAAATGCAGGGCTACGGTTATAGCGGAGCCGTATCGCCAGCAAGCACGCAAGGCTACGGAGGAATGGTGTCGCCGACAGAAACGCAGGGCTACGGCTATGGCGGAGCTGTATCGCCAATTGGCAATAACTGCAATGGCTACCCTGTTTCAGCGTTCCCGCCGTATGGATATTATCCTATGCAAACCGCTGGAGTTGAGACACAAAAGCCATGCAATTGCGGCTGCAAGGATAAGCGCGAAGAAGCTGAGGAAGTAAAAGAGGTAACGACAATCAATGTGAAAAACGGCAAAAACAATACGCAGCGCAAATCCAATAAAAAAGCGGTTATTCGCACCGTAGCTCCTCGCTCGAGAACGAGCAAGCAAAACAGCAGCCCTTGGATTAGCCGTTAA
- a CDS encoding Spo0B domain-containing protein, with translation MDRIKSAKHNAAISIMLPIVAMLVWPSSVWLHVLVMLWFTAAAIIWIRSERREHAKQLALTIHSLQAAGMRTLNHHRHDWMNDLQVIYGYTRMQKPDKTVEYVEKIRAKMLTESQISKLGEPALVSYIQGFRTLTSCLELRVDIEQDLNLNELPLASREIAEALIGIINSYRLAVKPGFGEVAVLTLVLDWDGQQLHAAFELEGELLDEQQLKDQIKQQLKGATLQAVDIEHPQEEIRLKAEKRA, from the coding sequence ATGGATCGCATTAAATCGGCAAAGCACAACGCAGCTATTTCTATTATGCTTCCGATAGTGGCTATGCTTGTATGGCCTTCGTCAGTCTGGCTGCACGTGCTTGTCATGCTTTGGTTTACGGCTGCTGCAATCATCTGGATTCGCTCGGAGCGGCGTGAGCATGCAAAGCAGCTTGCGCTTACGATACACAGCCTTCAGGCCGCAGGGATGAGGACGCTAAACCATCATCGGCATGACTGGATGAACGACCTGCAAGTGATATATGGCTACACGCGGATGCAGAAGCCGGATAAAACGGTGGAGTATGTGGAGAAAATAAGGGCAAAGATGCTTACGGAGAGCCAAATTTCGAAGCTGGGGGAGCCAGCGCTCGTCAGCTACATTCAGGGCTTCCGTACACTGACAAGCTGCCTTGAGCTGAGGGTGGACATAGAGCAGGACTTGAATTTAAATGAGCTGCCGCTTGCCAGCCGTGAAATTGCCGAAGCGTTAATTGGCATAATAAATAGCTATCGTCTGGCGGTAAAGCCTGGTTTTGGCGAAGTCGCCGTGCTTACGCTAGTACTTGATTGGGACGGGCAGCAGCTTCATGCTGCTTTCGAACTTGAGGGCGAGCTATTGGATGAGCAACAATTGAAGGATCAAATAAAACAGCAGTTGAAAGGCGCGACTCTGCAGGCGGTCGATATTGAACATCCGCAGGAGGAAATACGGCTTAAGGCGGAAAAACGCGCTTGA
- the pheA gene encoding prephenate dehydratase, with protein MSTTKSVALLPAGSVSDEAARQLFAGEEVTWKHHRLIADVFLSTVKGESGYSIIPIENTIEGSVSLHMDWMVHEVDLPIQAEWVYPSIQNLIGRRSELTNEDGAVDYSRVKKVISHPVAMAQCLQFLRSEIPHAETEHVGSTSEAVRIVRDNPGAGWLAIGTSRAAVNNELDILQASITDHSNNYTRFLLVGEQPYTARQSDFKKTSILVNLPDDYPGALHQVLSAFAWRRINLSRIESRPTKKKLGNSYFYIDIEMSLDTVLLPAAISEIEAIGCQVRVLGCYPSFTYEQLQQS; from the coding sequence ATGAGTACAACTAAATCGGTTGCTTTACTGCCAGCGGGCTCTGTATCAGACGAAGCAGCACGGCAATTGTTTGCTGGAGAAGAAGTAACGTGGAAGCATCATCGACTCATTGCTGATGTGTTTCTGTCGACGGTAAAAGGGGAAAGCGGTTATAGCATTATTCCGATTGAGAACACCATTGAAGGCTCGGTTAGTCTGCATATGGACTGGATGGTTCATGAGGTGGACTTGCCGATTCAGGCCGAATGGGTGTATCCTTCCATTCAAAATTTAATCGGCAGGCGTTCAGAGCTGACGAATGAGGATGGCGCAGTAGATTATTCTCGTGTTAAAAAGGTGATCAGCCACCCGGTGGCAATGGCGCAGTGCTTGCAGTTTCTTAGAAGCGAAATTCCACATGCTGAGACCGAGCATGTCGGAAGCACATCTGAAGCGGTGCGTATCGTACGGGACAATCCGGGAGCAGGCTGGCTGGCGATTGGGACTTCAAGAGCGGCAGTCAACAATGAGCTCGATATTTTACAAGCGAGCATTACCGACCACAGCAACAACTATACGCGATTTTTACTCGTGGGCGAGCAGCCTTATACGGCGCGGCAGTCGGATTTCAAGAAGACAAGTATTTTGGTGAATTTGCCCGATGACTATCCAGGTGCTTTGCATCAGGTGCTGTCAGCTTTCGCATGGCGCCGCATCAATCTGTCGCGTATTGAATCGCGTCCGACGAAGAAAAAGCTGGGTAATTCCTATTTTTATATCGACATTGAGATGTCGCTTGATACGGTGCTGCTGCCGGCAGCCATTTCTGAAATTGAAGCTATCGGTTGTCAGGTACGCGTGCTCGGCTGTTATCCAAGCTTTACATATGAGCAGCTTCAGCAGTCGTAA
- the rplU gene encoding 50S ribosomal protein L21, with product MFAIIETGGKQYKVQEGDVLFIEKLNANAGESVTFDRVLAVSGADGLVTGTPVISGATVSATVEKQGRGQKIIVYKYKAKKNYRRKQGHRQPYTKVTIGKIQA from the coding sequence ATGTTCGCAATTATCGAAACTGGCGGCAAGCAATACAAAGTTCAGGAAGGCGATGTGCTTTTCATCGAAAAACTGAACGCCAATGCAGGCGAAAGCGTAACGTTTGATCGCGTGTTGGCTGTATCCGGTGCAGACGGTCTTGTAACTGGTACTCCAGTTATTTCCGGCGCTACTGTTTCTGCTACTGTTGAAAAACAAGGCAGAGGCCAAAAGATCATCGTTTACAAATACAAAGCCAAAAAGAACTACCGTCGTAAGCAAGGTCATCGTCAACCGTACACAAAAGTAACGATCGGCAAAATCCAAGCATAA